Proteins from a genomic interval of Haladaptatus sp. R4:
- a CDS encoding nucleotidyltransferase domain-containing protein: MAIPESKFGDWNSTGADKGSADARKKVKTALMTERSPLEQGDEEYEVYLQGSYRNTTHTRSSSDIDVVTKITSVWHSDRSNLTDEEEERYQDDHGDPDYGREDFYDDVRRALQTKFNPSAVSRGNKAIKIDEEETSQLDVDVDVVACGEYRVYHTYPEGGNEDAEYDEGMHFMPLYGTDRIINFPKLHHENGCDKHSNYKETVRIFKNARDYYNDHWDSLWSIDAPSYFIECLIYNVPQRILKRSNMSDRFIEVLDHLDDDEIDLTTFDQVSEMEPIFGDNNTQWNTDSAETMIARLHRMWEDW; this comes from the coding sequence ATGGCGATCCCCGAGAGTAAGTTCGGCGATTGGAACAGCACAGGAGCAGACAAAGGATCGGCTGATGCACGCAAGAAGGTGAAGACTGCGCTCATGACCGAGCGGTCACCGCTCGAACAAGGCGATGAAGAATACGAGGTATACCTGCAAGGGTCGTACAGAAATACGACTCATACACGGTCATCAAGTGACATCGACGTAGTTACGAAAATCACCAGCGTGTGGCATTCCGACCGCAGCAATCTCACCGATGAAGAAGAGGAGCGTTATCAGGACGATCATGGTGATCCTGACTACGGCCGTGAGGATTTCTACGACGACGTTCGGCGGGCACTCCAAACGAAGTTCAACCCGTCTGCTGTGAGCCGAGGGAATAAAGCGATTAAAATCGATGAAGAAGAGACCTCACAACTCGACGTCGATGTTGATGTAGTCGCGTGCGGCGAATATCGTGTCTACCATACGTATCCTGAAGGTGGCAACGAAGATGCGGAATACGACGAAGGGATGCACTTTATGCCACTCTACGGCACCGACCGCATCATCAATTTCCCTAAGCTCCACCATGAGAACGGTTGCGATAAACACTCGAACTACAAGGAGACAGTCCGGATCTTCAAAAACGCGCGGGACTACTACAACGACCACTGGGACTCGCTATGGTCGATTGATGCGCCGTCATACTTCATCGAGTGCCTGATCTACAATGTCCCTCAGCGCATCCTCAAGCGGTCAAACATGAGTGACCGGTTCATTGAGGTCCTCGACCATTTGGACGATGACGAGATAGACCTGACGACGTTTGATCAGGTTTCGGAAATGGAACCGATATTCGGGGACAACAACACGCAGTGGAACACCGACTCCGCCGAGACAATGATTGCACGTCTGCATCGGATGTGGGAGGACTGGTAG
- the cas5b gene encoding type I-B CRISPR-associated protein Cas5b translates to MSPQIDADSVPDRCLSFTVRSSWGHFKRVGRSVTKQTYRIPPRTTIAGMLAAIVGADRDSYYDVFGADNAAIAITPLSDLRTINIPTVGVGTDPGQDVTTKVGNYYSTYNLTYQDTTKDRQLHAYEVLADPAYRIDVALEDEAFYTDLREHLTSGTSVYPPSLGKSEYLATIEDVRSGQSPGRIENDTTIDVDSIVPGSLSDAIPQGGVTYGIERSPAVMEQDGGGRRTTRFDDYVYTQQAENSVRIKADADPAPVSVGSRTVVFR, encoded by the coding sequence ATGTCGCCACAGATTGACGCCGACAGCGTTCCAGATCGCTGTCTCTCATTCACCGTTCGGTCCTCCTGGGGTCATTTCAAGCGCGTCGGCAGAAGCGTTACCAAACAAACCTATCGAATACCACCGCGGACGACCATCGCTGGCATGTTGGCAGCCATCGTAGGCGCCGACCGGGACTCATATTATGACGTCTTCGGAGCCGACAATGCCGCCATCGCGATCACACCGTTGTCTGATCTACGAACAATCAACATTCCGACGGTCGGAGTCGGCACTGACCCCGGACAAGACGTCACGACGAAAGTCGGGAACTACTATAGCACCTACAACCTGACGTACCAAGATACAACGAAGGACCGACAACTCCATGCATACGAAGTTCTGGCTGACCCGGCCTACCGAATCGACGTCGCACTGGAGGATGAAGCATTCTACACCGACCTTCGAGAGCACCTCACGTCAGGCACCTCTGTGTATCCACCCAGCCTTGGAAAGTCCGAATATCTAGCGACTATCGAAGATGTTCGATCGGGGCAATCCCCAGGCAGGATCGAGAATGACACCACGATTGATGTCGATTCGATTGTCCCTGGGTCGCTCTCGGATGCGATTCCACAAGGAGGAGTTACCTACGGCATTGAGCGATCCCCAGCAGTGATGGAACAGGATGGCGGAGGCCGTCGAACAACGAGATTCGACGACTATGTCTACACTCAACAGGCCGAGAACTCAGTTCGGATCAAAGCTGATGCAGATCCCGCGCCGGTTTCCGTCGGCTCACGAACCGTCGTGTTTCGCTAA
- the cas4 gene encoding CRISPR-associated protein Cas4, whose translation MVQYYHVCKRELWFMSRGIDIDRETTNIQRGTHIDDTSYQNARKSFMIDNRIQLDVLDSGDVMEVKVSSTLEKPARMQLLFYLWYLREIHGVERDGVLAYPTERKRESITLDNSATDQVESTVGGILDVVSRDQPPELEKKPYCDSCLYQDLCWM comes from the coding sequence ATGGTGCAGTATTACCACGTTTGTAAACGAGAACTTTGGTTCATGTCTCGAGGAATCGACATAGACCGAGAGACAACCAACATCCAACGTGGAACTCACATCGACGATACCAGTTATCAGAACGCACGTAAGTCATTCATGATTGACAACCGAATCCAACTCGATGTTCTAGACTCGGGTGACGTGATGGAGGTCAAAGTCTCTTCTACACTGGAGAAGCCGGCGCGGATGCAGTTACTGTTCTATCTATGGTACCTGAGAGAGATTCATGGGGTCGAGAGAGATGGAGTCCTAGCATATCCCACGGAACGAAAGCGAGAGTCAATCACACTAGACAATTCAGCTACAGATCAGGTCGAATCGACTGTTGGCGGAATCCTGGATGTGGTAAGCCGGGATCAACCCCCAGAATTAGAGAAGAAACCATACTGCGATTCCTGCCTGTATCAGGATCTCTGTTGGATGTAA
- a CDS encoding CRISPR-associated endoribonuclease Cas6, with the protein MRIELTLKALSDAGYDPAAHHKIRGRIWRGLEGNKEYTDLHDTSHGIGFAFSNIFPWGMIEEGDQRYIRIASPRRDILDDLIAHFGRNRKFEVGQMRFKIADITAHAPQVGEAGSTGRIDTGTGVFCALNRRLAKEHGLDTSKMDAGESETKLFWRPEHGMEPLQATIRRSIQQTHEQFGDEYYDGPTEVDDPLFNRIEPIKDDVTYSIQFQPATAVDRTVILSKWRLGYRVRDDTHRYHLNLALDSGIGQRREHGFGFLNLREQNPPRANTT; encoded by the coding sequence TTGCGAATCGAACTAACACTAAAAGCCCTCTCAGACGCGGGTTACGACCCCGCAGCCCACCATAAGATCCGTGGCCGAATCTGGCGTGGCCTCGAGGGAAACAAAGAATATACTGACCTTCACGACACAAGCCACGGTATTGGATTCGCGTTCTCGAACATCTTCCCCTGGGGAATGATCGAAGAGGGTGACCAACGGTACATTCGGATTGCCTCACCTCGTCGGGATATTTTAGATGACCTGATCGCGCATTTCGGGCGGAACCGTAAGTTCGAAGTCGGTCAAATGCGGTTCAAAATCGCAGACATTACCGCTCACGCTCCGCAAGTAGGGGAAGCAGGCTCAACCGGTCGCATCGACACAGGGACGGGCGTGTTTTGTGCACTTAATCGGCGGTTAGCCAAGGAACACGGTCTCGACACCTCAAAGATGGACGCCGGAGAGTCAGAGACCAAACTGTTCTGGCGGCCAGAGCATGGGATGGAACCTTTGCAGGCCACAATCCGCCGGTCGATCCAACAGACTCACGAACAGTTCGGAGATGAGTATTACGACGGCCCCACCGAGGTTGACGACCCCTTGTTCAACCGAATTGAGCCGATCAAGGACGATGTCACCTACTCCATTCAGTTCCAGCCCGCCACGGCTGTCGACCGAACGGTCATTCTGTCGAAGTGGCGGCTAGGCTACCGAGTTCGGGATGACACCCATCGATATCACCTGAACTTGGCACTGGATTCAGGAATCGGTCAGCGACGAGAACACGGGTTCGGGTTCCTCAACCTCCGTGAACAGAATCCACCTCGAGCCAACACCACATGA
- the cas2 gene encoding CRISPR-associated endonuclease Cas2: MNRTTQRPGGGEMQVIVVYDVPAERTHIFRKLLRRRLEHLQQSVFFGKLTDGQVTAMKNEIEDKLEPNDSVVIFESTNPAAFNFTTYGSSEEPGSRFT, encoded by the coding sequence ATGAACCGTACCACGCAACGGCCCGGTGGTGGTGAGATGCAAGTGATCGTCGTATACGATGTCCCTGCCGAGAGAACACACATCTTCCGAAAATTGTTGCGCAGGCGGCTAGAGCACCTTCAGCAGTCAGTGTTTTTTGGAAAGCTCACGGACGGTCAGGTTACCGCTATGAAAAACGAAATCGAGGACAAGTTAGAGCCAAATGATTCGGTTGTTATCTTTGAGTCCACAAATCCCGCCGCATTCAACTTCACTACGTATGGTTCGAGTGAGGAACCAGGTAGTCGGTTCACTTGA
- the cas8b gene encoding type I-B CRISPR-associated protein Cas8b/Csh1: MNKRPIPEDFQNALDEYWHARPPASLEDVMALYGILAVAESGGSLYTTPSKLQPFVDDGRLVTISLDLTGDAPEIADLSQDVLRKEDIPKLGYSHKSSGRGAKYSLTQIGSKNGNDAKGVSNTILGRIRSWTGQDSIQSLIGEAGHPDGWLIEMLAEVFEKDSETLTSLQSKIIDLLPSDESIPYVVTVRMKLNAENLESIDTTDQEWFYPAEITVLKEAMKRYATANAANKNIDKGASEGQGTDVVSGGEGRVVGTPESPLGIFSVKHPDSQPGLRKTESWRNYPISDDVAMLFAKGQDLIERCVYRNGGMETYVLPYFAGEMTGLKADALYRAIDSVDRGRQIDESADPPMAQVTFNLTENENPAIRELAKQELRFYTISMPISDDKNIIAEEPAATVYWPTELAEALRKTIDGPTLSPANGGFEQFNNWPLLTLDTDTTRARRLAFARITNHEFTDAVFAYRDEEGDDFRRVVDHRLLSGTPLDVKTLFEEYLQRYDNASEGSDSPPVQIVAQQLVHLETLSRAGLLKGIDVPIEHTDTMTNTEPMIDTSNIAAIREHRLDAFLDRPLFDDKTRKAAALAGVLVGQISWHQDSVRGVGRPLDAGTKGDQLTKHGLENALTAALEKAKVYAQDSNRSFDRDLLFPETVDRLLDETETMPTDWEIDKRELQFCYVLGHAHGRRSMPVAFQMHEGDEAKNDKTATAESTAK, from the coding sequence ATGAACAAGAGACCAATTCCTGAAGACTTCCAGAACGCGCTGGATGAATACTGGCACGCCCGCCCGCCGGCAAGTCTGGAGGATGTCATGGCCTTGTACGGCATCCTGGCCGTCGCCGAAAGCGGTGGCAGTCTTTATACGACACCCAGCAAACTCCAGCCGTTTGTTGATGACGGTCGTCTAGTGACGATTTCGTTGGATCTGACGGGGGACGCACCAGAAATAGCCGACTTGAGTCAAGATGTCCTCCGTAAGGAAGATATCCCAAAACTTGGCTACTCGCACAAATCGTCCGGTCGGGGAGCGAAGTATAGTTTGACCCAGATCGGTTCGAAAAACGGAAACGACGCCAAGGGAGTCAGTAACACGATCCTGGGTCGAATCCGATCGTGGACCGGCCAAGATAGCATTCAGAGCCTTATTGGTGAAGCTGGCCATCCAGATGGATGGCTCATTGAGATGCTCGCGGAGGTCTTTGAAAAGGACTCCGAGACTCTAACGTCCTTACAGTCCAAAATTATTGATCTTCTGCCATCCGATGAATCCATTCCCTATGTCGTAACAGTCCGAATGAAACTCAATGCCGAAAACTTAGAATCGATTGATACGACTGATCAGGAGTGGTTCTATCCAGCGGAAATCACCGTTCTCAAAGAGGCGATGAAGCGGTATGCTACCGCAAACGCCGCAAACAAGAATATCGACAAGGGAGCCTCCGAAGGGCAGGGCACAGACGTGGTTTCGGGAGGAGAAGGCCGTGTGGTCGGTACACCTGAAAGTCCGCTCGGGATTTTTTCCGTGAAGCATCCCGATTCCCAGCCAGGGCTTCGAAAGACCGAATCTTGGCGGAATTACCCGATCAGTGACGACGTAGCTATGCTGTTCGCTAAAGGCCAGGACCTGATCGAACGATGCGTCTACCGAAACGGTGGGATGGAAACGTACGTCCTCCCGTACTTCGCTGGTGAGATGACGGGGCTAAAAGCCGATGCTCTCTATCGAGCCATCGATTCGGTCGACAGAGGTCGCCAAATCGATGAATCGGCAGATCCACCGATGGCGCAAGTTACGTTCAACCTCACCGAGAACGAAAATCCGGCCATTCGAGAGTTAGCCAAGCAAGAACTCCGCTTCTACACGATTAGCATGCCGATTAGCGATGATAAGAATATCATCGCTGAAGAACCGGCTGCGACAGTCTACTGGCCGACCGAACTGGCAGAGGCACTCCGAAAGACAATCGACGGCCCGACGCTGAGCCCAGCCAACGGTGGCTTCGAACAGTTCAACAATTGGCCGCTACTCACCCTCGATACGGATACGACGCGAGCACGTCGACTGGCGTTTGCTCGAATTACGAATCACGAATTTACGGACGCGGTGTTCGCCTACCGTGACGAGGAGGGCGACGACTTTCGACGTGTTGTTGACCATCGGCTTCTCTCCGGAACGCCACTAGACGTGAAAACGCTCTTTGAGGAGTATCTCCAGCGATATGACAACGCTTCGGAAGGCAGCGACAGTCCACCAGTGCAAATCGTCGCCCAGCAGCTCGTCCACCTAGAAACACTCTCGCGAGCGGGGTTGCTCAAAGGAATCGACGTCCCAATTGAACACACTGACACTATGACGAACACAGAACCCATGATTGACACGAGTAACATTGCAGCGATCCGTGAACACCGTCTCGACGCGTTTCTCGACCGTCCGCTGTTCGACGATAAGACACGAAAGGCAGCAGCACTGGCGGGCGTTCTGGTTGGACAGATTAGCTGGCACCAGGATTCCGTTCGAGGAGTTGGCCGCCCGCTCGACGCCGGGACGAAGGGCGATCAACTCACGAAGCACGGCTTGGAGAACGCACTAACTGCAGCACTGGAGAAGGCCAAAGTCTATGCACAGGATTCAAACCGGTCGTTCGATCGTGACCTGCTCTTCCCAGAAACAGTTGACCGACTGTTAGATGAAACCGAGACGATGCCCACTGACTGGGAAATCGACAAACGCGAACTCCAGTTTTGTTATGTCCTGGGACACGCTCATGGTCGACGATCAATGCCAGTCGCATTCCAAATGCACGAAGGCGACGAGGCAAAGAATGACAAAACTGCTACTGCGGAAAGTACTGCCAAGTAA
- the cas7b gene encoding type I-B CRISPR-associated protein Cas7/Csh2 yields MTTLNRSELLFVYDAQDCNPNGNPIGDNRPRRDPDTGQGIITDVRLKRYLRDQLLDDGYDIYVKKVNGESKTRTTLIKDVLDLVGDAEEIEEIEDLGSDFLQAATDVRYFGATLSFESSDDEEDEAFRTGLNDVLPNHYQGPVQFLPSKSLNEVEENEEYDSLTSVISTGEENRQGGFDLDDKRIKYGIFPFWGLVDNNGAESTQLSQEDIERLDTLCWRALKNQTTSRSKLGQEPRLYLRVEYENGNYHIGGLHEMLDLANESAESPRSVNDVIVDASDLVDGLNAASDRIKTIHIVGDDRLTVEIENETMQGDAFADYLESDGHDVHRIDVLEERDLAAASQT; encoded by the coding sequence ATGACAACACTCAACCGCTCCGAACTGCTGTTCGTGTACGACGCGCAGGACTGCAATCCCAATGGCAACCCCATTGGCGATAACCGACCCCGACGTGATCCGGATACTGGTCAGGGGATTATCACTGACGTTCGTCTCAAACGCTACCTTCGGGATCAGCTTCTGGATGACGGCTATGACATCTACGTCAAGAAGGTCAACGGCGAGTCGAAAACCCGTACTACCCTGATCAAGGACGTCTTAGACTTGGTTGGCGATGCTGAAGAGATCGAAGAGATCGAAGATCTCGGCTCCGACTTTCTCCAAGCTGCGACCGATGTCCGCTACTTCGGGGCAACGCTCAGCTTCGAATCCAGCGATGATGAGGAAGACGAGGCCTTCCGAACAGGGCTGAACGATGTCTTGCCAAATCATTATCAGGGCCCGGTCCAGTTCCTTCCCTCAAAATCACTGAATGAAGTCGAGGAAAATGAAGAATACGACTCACTTACGAGTGTTATTTCCACGGGAGAGGAAAACCGACAAGGAGGATTCGACTTGGATGACAAGCGAATTAAATACGGAATTTTTCCGTTCTGGGGTCTTGTCGACAACAACGGAGCTGAGTCGACCCAACTGAGCCAGGAAGATATCGAACGCCTCGACACACTCTGCTGGCGCGCTCTGAAAAATCAAACCACTTCACGCTCGAAGTTGGGTCAAGAACCTCGCCTGTACCTCCGCGTCGAATATGAGAACGGGAATTATCACATTGGTGGCCTCCATGAGATGCTCGACCTCGCCAACGAGAGCGCTGAGTCGCCCCGTTCGGTGAATGATGTGATCGTCGATGCATCGGATCTAGTTGATGGATTGAACGCCGCTAGTGATCGGATCAAAACGATTCACATCGTCGGCGATGATCGCCTAACAGTCGAAATCGAGAACGAGACGATGCAAGGCGATGCATTCGCCGACTATCTCGAGTCAGATGGCCACGATGTGCACCGGATCGACGTGCTCGAAGAACGGGACTTGGCGGCTGCAAGTCAAACGTGA
- a CDS encoding CRISPR-associated endonuclease Cas3'', producing MHPPLISHPIRDEKTNTYTEDQLTERGDLRLTAHNQVVADRAIRLLGENGAVATYLRAAAVLHDFGKATPQFQSYVRPEETPDCPREETTHARLGALATWYVLGELNAPDRDRLAATLAVARHHQALPNAAQYTAEPLARAFEEQDGVIQAQMDGLNEMWPTAATELLAQTPLSEPDWNAFRSWVMSGEVASELREVSARKTLEGHTPTSASLPQKLYDRTIRYWSAITLADKSHAMDIPENWIFDLNTLDREAIENYIADIRNEPPEPTLEARLNDERERARRQTIQGVHEWLVSPDSRIATLTLPTGLGKTFTGLSAAFEARDLLSDCDSAETPRPIIYALPYTSIIEQTRALFEDPDLWGADPKQSALTVHHYLSETIVRHDEYEETDTTDTDDETAELLGEAWRDGTILTTFVQLFESLAGPTNRQGLKLSALKSSIIILDEPQALPKDWWDGIERLLDIMTDEYDAHIIAMTATQPNLVRNLQTESLLAAGQNHDGANCQFCQKGPSYETVLSPISQETYFAEAERVQYTIDPTALSRQVGLQETHVGYDTAVDRILKATNGNASTLAICNTISSSRKLTEVLEDRPNVTHLGSKIEAVLEEYNLDATNPALTPTEIVDQVLTRSTQSTGNSTSEINPVSSKRARRSSANSEIYLLTLNSRYRPFDRRVLIELADRLSTGEKSFVLVSTQAIEAGVDLSFETVFRDIAPLDSIVQAAGRCNRSYEWGENGGRVIVWMLAAPDEETPQNPSTEPPAYYVYEKGATDAGIPGHLRIISNVLAEIPNHTDAADVALSRDAVASYFRALDEKSLWNGDLREAVDNAKARWLGRQSLIGGIQTLDVLVALTEADRVEIERISDLLVNGDSVGYDRLQNASGIRVSLPKSIIEDAPRLSRIDNQERDSDGVQVFRYSGGSELKYDLATGGLKPITDPVSARFTR from the coding sequence ATGCATCCACCGCTCATTTCACACCCAATACGAGACGAAAAAACAAACACGTACACTGAAGACCAGTTGACAGAGCGTGGGGATCTGCGGCTCACTGCTCACAACCAGGTTGTTGCAGATCGAGCGATTCGCCTGCTCGGTGAAAACGGGGCGGTTGCCACGTATCTTCGTGCAGCGGCTGTCCTCCATGATTTCGGCAAGGCAACTCCACAGTTTCAGTCCTACGTACGGCCTGAAGAAACTCCTGACTGTCCCCGCGAGGAGACAACACACGCACGCCTCGGCGCATTGGCTACATGGTACGTGCTAGGCGAGCTGAATGCCCCTGACCGAGACCGACTCGCAGCGACCTTAGCAGTTGCTCGTCATCACCAAGCCCTTCCTAATGCTGCGCAGTACACTGCTGAACCACTTGCCCGGGCGTTCGAAGAACAAGACGGGGTAATCCAGGCTCAAATGGATGGACTCAACGAGATGTGGCCGACGGCAGCAACAGAGCTGCTCGCACAGACACCACTGTCAGAGCCGGACTGGAACGCGTTCCGTTCGTGGGTAATGTCCGGAGAAGTAGCGTCAGAACTCCGGGAAGTGAGCGCGCGAAAAACGTTGGAGGGCCACACACCAACTTCTGCATCTCTTCCCCAGAAGCTCTACGATCGAACCATTCGATATTGGTCGGCCATCACGCTAGCCGATAAGAGCCACGCGATGGATATCCCCGAAAATTGGATATTCGATCTGAACACCCTTGACCGGGAAGCGATCGAGAACTACATTGCAGACATACGAAACGAGCCGCCCGAACCCACCCTCGAAGCGCGCCTGAACGACGAGCGTGAACGGGCTCGCAGACAAACCATTCAGGGGGTGCACGAGTGGCTGGTCAGTCCGGACTCACGAATCGCGACACTCACTCTTCCGACAGGGTTGGGAAAAACGTTCACCGGACTGTCGGCAGCCTTCGAGGCAAGAGATTTGCTCTCGGACTGCGACAGCGCTGAGACACCGAGACCGATCATCTACGCCCTTCCGTATACGAGTATCATCGAACAGACTCGGGCTCTCTTCGAGGATCCAGACCTGTGGGGCGCTGACCCAAAACAATCGGCTCTGACGGTACATCACTATCTCAGTGAAACGATTGTCCGCCACGACGAGTACGAGGAAACCGACACGACGGATACTGACGATGAAACCGCCGAATTACTCGGAGAAGCATGGCGTGATGGAACGATACTCACGACGTTCGTCCAATTATTCGAAAGCCTCGCTGGACCAACCAACAGACAAGGACTGAAACTATCGGCCCTCAAATCAAGCATCATCATTCTGGACGAACCCCAAGCACTACCGAAAGACTGGTGGGACGGGATTGAGCGGTTGCTGGATATCATGACCGATGAATACGACGCCCACATCATTGCGATGACTGCGACCCAACCGAATCTAGTCAGAAATCTTCAAACAGAGTCGCTATTGGCTGCTGGCCAGAATCATGATGGAGCCAACTGCCAATTCTGCCAGAAAGGCCCATCATATGAAACAGTCCTCTCGCCAATATCCCAGGAGACCTATTTTGCGGAAGCAGAGCGCGTCCAATACACGATTGATCCAACAGCTCTGAGCCGCCAAGTTGGCCTCCAGGAAACACACGTCGGATACGATACAGCTGTCGATCGCATTCTCAAAGCAACCAACGGTAATGCATCGACATTAGCTATTTGCAACACCATCAGTAGCTCAAGAAAACTCACAGAAGTCCTCGAAGACCGTCCCAACGTAACTCATCTCGGGAGCAAAATCGAAGCGGTCCTTGAAGAATACAATTTAGATGCAACCAATCCAGCTCTAACTCCTACGGAGATCGTCGACCAGGTACTAACACGTAGCACCCAATCTACTGGGAACTCCACATCAGAGATCAATCCGGTCAGCTCGAAACGAGCAAGACGGTCATCAGCGAACTCTGAGATTTACCTCCTGACACTGAATTCGCGGTATCGTCCCTTTGATCGGCGAGTTCTAATTGAACTCGCCGACCGCCTGTCAACAGGGGAAAAGTCGTTCGTTCTCGTTTCAACCCAAGCCATCGAGGCGGGCGTTGATCTCAGTTTCGAAACTGTCTTCCGTGATATCGCTCCGCTGGACAGTATTGTTCAGGCAGCAGGTCGGTGCAATCGGTCATACGAATGGGGCGAAAATGGCGGTCGAGTAATTGTCTGGATGCTGGCTGCTCCGGATGAAGAAACCCCACAGAACCCCTCTACGGAACCGCCGGCCTACTACGTCTATGAGAAAGGAGCGACTGACGCGGGGATTCCGGGACACCTTAGGATCATTTCGAACGTTCTCGCAGAGATACCGAATCATACCGATGCAGCCGATGTGGCGCTGTCTCGAGACGCCGTAGCCTCCTATTTCAGGGCACTTGATGAAAAGTCACTGTGGAATGGTGACCTCCGAGAAGCGGTTGATAATGCGAAGGCCCGCTGGCTTGGGCGCCAATCCCTGATCGGCGGAATCCAAACGCTGGATGTCCTAGTCGCACTGACAGAGGCCGACAGGGTTGAAATCGAGCGAATCTCTGATCTCCTTGTGAATGGGGATTCAGTTGGCTATGACCGTCTCCAAAATGCCTCTGGAATCCGTGTGTCGCTGCCAAAATCGATTATCGAAGACGCACCGCGGTTATCCCGAATCGATAACCAAGAGCGCGATAGTGATGGTGTTCAGGTCTTCCGATATTCTGGTGGTAGCGAGCTCAAATATGATCTTGCCACGGGGGGGTTAAAACCAATAACAGATCCTGTCTCGGCTCGGTTTACACGGTGA
- the cas1b gene encoding type I-B CRISPR-associated endonuclease Cas1b has product MPKPNHHIFADGELSRNEGTLRIDTLEGKTEYLPIESVDSLYLHGQLDFNTRALGLLNEHNVPLHVFGWKDYYRGTYLPKRGQVSGNTVVEQVRAYDDPARRLRIGQSIIEASIHNMRGNIRYYDGRRGKFSNTVTKLEELKQSVSTTTDINELRSVEGNARKKYYECFDQILRDPFTLTRREYNPPTNEANAGISFLNGMVYTTCVSAIRKTALDPTIGFVHEPGERRFTLSLDIADIFKPILADRLLFRLVNRQQLSINDFEDELNGCLLNENGRMIVLEEFEEMLDETIDHPRLNRKVSFKTLVQTDVYSLKKHILTDEPYHATARWW; this is encoded by the coding sequence ATGCCCAAACCAAACCATCATATCTTCGCCGACGGTGAACTTTCACGAAATGAAGGGACATTGCGAATCGATACGCTAGAGGGAAAGACCGAATACCTCCCTATCGAATCCGTAGACTCGCTGTATCTTCACGGACAACTCGATTTTAACACCCGGGCACTAGGACTTCTAAATGAGCACAACGTCCCGCTGCACGTGTTCGGCTGGAAAGACTACTATCGAGGCACCTATTTGCCAAAGCGCGGTCAGGTGTCCGGTAATACAGTGGTCGAACAAGTTCGAGCATACGATGACCCGGCGCGCCGGCTCCGGATCGGACAGAGTATCATCGAAGCAAGCATTCACAATATGCGAGGAAATATCCGGTATTACGATGGCCGACGGGGGAAATTTTCGAACACCGTCACTAAACTTGAAGAATTGAAACAATCCGTCTCGACAACCACAGATATTAACGAACTCCGATCAGTCGAGGGGAACGCACGGAAAAAGTATTATGAGTGCTTTGATCAAATTCTTCGTGATCCATTTACACTGACTCGACGAGAATACAACCCTCCAACAAATGAAGCGAATGCTGGAATTTCATTCCTGAATGGGATGGTCTATACTACCTGTGTCTCCGCAATTCGGAAAACGGCTCTCGATCCGACGATCGGATTCGTTCATGAGCCTGGTGAGCGGCGATTCACGCTCTCGCTTGACATCGCAGATATATTCAAACCAATCCTGGCGGATCGGCTGCTCTTCCGGCTGGTGAATCGACAACAGTTATCGATCAATGATTTCGAAGACGAACTCAACGGCTGTTTGCTAAACGAGAATGGACGAATGATCGTCCTTGAGGAGTTCGAAGAAATGCTCGACGAGACCATCGATCATCCCCGTTTGAACCGGAAAGTGAGTTTCAAAACGCTAGTGCAAACTGATGTCTACAGTTTGAAAAAGCATATCTTGACTGATGAACCGTACCACGCAACGGCCCGGTGGTGGTGA